Proteins encoded together in one Opisthocomus hoazin isolate bOpiHoa1 chromosome 27, bOpiHoa1.hap1, whole genome shotgun sequence window:
- the RNF126 gene encoding E3 ubiquitin-protein ligase RNF126 produces the protein MAEASPQPGRFFCHCCSAEIAPRLPDYICPRCESGFIEELPEEPRNADSETSSSTSTSDQSRHPFENVDQHLFTLPQGYGQFAFGIFDDSFEFPFGSNVQSEDNRDSENRREREHQSRHRYGARQPRARLATRRASGRHEGVPTLEGIIQQLVNGIIAPTTIPNLGLGPWGVLHSNPMDYAWGANGLDAIITQLLNQFENTGPPPADKEKIQALPTVQIAQEHVDSGLECPVCKDDYTVGENVRQLPCNHLFHNSCIVPWLEQHDTCPVCRKSLSGQNTATNPPGLTGMNFSSSSSSSSSSSPSNENSSNNS, from the exons ATGGCGGAGGCTTCGCCGCAGCCGGGACGGtttttctgtcactgctgctcGGCCGAGATCGCCCCGCGCCTGCCC GACTATATTTGCCCACGGTGTGAATCTGGTTTTATTGAAGAACTTCCTGAAGAGCCAAG GAACGCTGACAGTGAGACCAGCTCCTCTACGTCAACCAGCGATCAGAGCAGGCATCCTTTTGAG AACGTCGATCAGCACTTATTCACCTTGCCACAGGGCTACGGCCAGTTTGCCTTCGGGATCTTCGATGACAGCTTTGAGTTTCCGTTCGGGTCCAATGTGCAGTCGGAAGACAACAGGGACTCCGAGAACCGGAGGGAGCGAGAGCATCAGTCTCGGCATCGATACGGCGcgaggcagccccgggcccgTCTCGCCACACGCCGTGCCTCTGGCAGGCACGAGGGAGTTCCCACGCTAGAAGG aattatCCAGCAGCTGGTCAATGGAATTATTGCACCTACAACGATACCAAACCTCGGACTAGGTCCCTG GGGAGTCTTGCATTCGAATCCAATGGACTACGCATGGGGTGCCAATGGCTTGGATGCAATTATTACACAG TTACTAAATCAGTTTGAAAACACTGGACCGCCTCCAGCAGACAAAGAGAAGATCCAGGCCCTCCCCACCGTACAGATCGCACAGGAACACGTAG ATTCTGGGTTAGAGTGTCCCGTGTGTAAAGACGACTATACAGTCGGGGAAAACGTCCGGCAGTTACCTTGCAATCACCTGTTCCACAACAGCTGTATAGTCCCTTGGCTGGAACAG CATGACACGTGTCCTGTGTGCCGGAAAAGCTTAAGCGGACaaaacactgccacaaaccccccAGGACTCACGGGGATGAACTtctcatcatcctcctcctcctcttcctccagctcgCCAAGTAACGAAAACTCATCGAACAACTCATGA
- the FGF22 gene encoding fibroblast growth factor 22, with amino-acid sequence MRRGGPAALAACLAGALAVLVGPGPGPGGAVGAGRRPPRSYGHLEGDVRWRRLFSATRFFLRIDGGGGVEGTRGGERPGSIVEIRSVRVGVVAIRAVHTGFYLAMNEQGRLYGSKEFSPNCKFTERIEENGYNTYASLRWRHRGRPMFLSLNSKGRPRRGGKTRRQHLSTHFLPMLVS; translated from the exons atgaGGCGCGGGGGCCCCGCCGCGCTCGCCGCCTGCCTGGCCGGGGCGCTGGCCGTGCtggtggggccggggccggggccgggcggtgccGTCGGGGCCGGCAGGCGGCCCCCCCGCAGCTACGGGCACCTGGAGGGCGACGTGCGGTGGCGGCGGCTCTTCTCCGCCACCCGCTTCTTCCTGCGCatcgacggcggcggcggcgtggagGGGacgcgcggcggggagcggccgggca GCATCGTCGAGATCCGGTCGGTGCGTGTCGGCGTCGTGGCCATCCGGGCGGTGCACACCGGCTTCTACCTGGCCATGAACGAGCAGGGGAGGCTCTACGGGTCG AAGGAGTTCAGCCCCAACTGCAAGTTCACGGAGCGCATCGAGGAGAACGGCTACAACACCTACGCGTCGCTGCGCTGGCGGCACCGCGGCCGCCCCATGTTCCTCTCCCTCAATAGCAAGGGCAGGCCGCGGCGAGGGGGCAAGACGCGCCGGCAGCACCTCTCCACGCACTTCCTCCCCATGCTCGTCAGCTGA